From Propionispora vibrioides, one genomic window encodes:
- the srlA gene encoding PTS glucitol/sorbitol transporter subunit IIC codes for MDFLVATGESFIKLINTGGETLVGMITGILPAALIALTIMNTIIALVGQDRIEGLAQRLAGKRILVRYLFLPYLSAFFFSNPTAFLMGRFLPERYKPGYYEAVNCSTMAPLMCFFPHVNPAELYAWLGVADGVMKLGLPIGPLAVSVFFLAMFTTTLKAFVVEKIAHALARKKGLDWDKLEARKLGGAIEEPLL; via the coding sequence ATGGATTTTTTAGTAGCCACCGGCGAGAGCTTTATCAAGCTCATCAACACCGGTGGAGAAACACTAGTCGGCATGATCACCGGTATTTTACCGGCGGCGTTAATTGCCCTAACCATTATGAACACCATCATTGCCTTAGTTGGCCAGGACCGGATTGAGGGACTGGCCCAGCGGCTGGCCGGGAAACGGATTCTGGTCCGTTATTTATTCCTGCCGTACCTGTCGGCGTTTTTCTTTTCCAATCCCACCGCCTTTCTGATGGGGCGGTTTCTGCCGGAGCGATATAAGCCCGGTTACTATGAGGCGGTGAACTGCAGTACCATGGCGCCGCTGATGTGCTTCTTTCCCCATGTCAATCCGGCGGAACTCTACGCCTGGCTGGGTGTGGCCGACGGGGTAATGAAGCTGGGCTTACCCATCGGGCCATTGGCTGTCAGCGTCTTTTTCCTGGCCATGTTTACAACGACTTTGAAAGCCTTTGTCGTGGAAAAGATCGCCCATGCTTTAGCTAGGAAGAAGGGCCTCGACTGGGACAAGCTGGAGGCCCGGAAGTTAGGTGGGGCAATTGAGGAACCTTTGCTGTAA
- a CDS encoding transcriptional regulator GutM — MNSLSLEALLVYLFILILLQGLLGIYQLKKITRTLGRLQRMGICGCGSARHWTGWRVYYLILADSTGRIRSAYRLKGISLGTAFIPDKKFTFSEISELLADYGQRKKLTLQETAQLRAAEEVHRKLAALPVARAI; from the coding sequence ATGAACAGCCTAAGCCTGGAAGCCCTGCTGGTCTATCTCTTTATCCTCATCCTGTTGCAAGGACTGCTTGGTATCTACCAACTGAAAAAGATCACCCGGACGCTGGGGCGTCTGCAGAGAATGGGTATTTGTGGCTGTGGCAGTGCCCGGCACTGGACGGGGTGGCGGGTATACTATCTCATCCTGGCCGACTCCACCGGACGTATCCGCAGTGCCTACCGCCTAAAGGGTATCAGTCTCGGTACCGCTTTTATACCGGATAAGAAGTTTACCTTTAGTGAAATTTCCGAACTGCTGGCCGACTATGGACAGCGGAAAAAATTAACCCTCCAAGAGACCGCCCAGCTTCGCGCCGCCGAAGAGGTTCATCGGAAGCTGGCAGCGCTGCCAGTCGCTAGGGCGATCTAA
- a CDS encoding PTS sorbitol transporter subunit IIB has protein sequence MSQNFILSLSSVIGRVVSTFVQAGRESVKLMLSTVLPFMVFVSAIVGIIMGSGLGQRIADGLAALAGNPWGLLALGMVSAIPVLSPILGPGAVIPQTIGVLVGTLIASGKIPPHLALPALFAIHQPVGADFIPVGLSLTEAEPETAEVGVPAVLYAKFLVAPIEVGAALAVSFFIYQ, from the coding sequence ATGAGCCAGAACTTCATTTTATCTCTCTCGTCCGTGATTGGCCGGGTGGTCAGCACCTTCGTCCAGGCCGGACGGGAATCGGTGAAACTCATGCTTAGTACGGTACTACCATTCATGGTCTTCGTTAGCGCTATTGTCGGCATCATCATGGGCAGCGGTCTCGGCCAACGCATTGCCGACGGACTGGCCGCCTTGGCCGGAAATCCCTGGGGACTGTTAGCCTTGGGCATGGTATCGGCCATTCCGGTTCTGTCGCCGATCTTAGGACCGGGAGCGGTCATTCCGCAGACTATCGGTGTCTTAGTGGGCACCTTGATCGCCAGCGGCAAGATTCCGCCGCATCTGGCGCTACCGGCACTGTTTGCCATTCACCAGCCGGTGGGAGCCGACTTTATTCCCGTAGGCTTAAGCTTAACCGAGGCGGAACCGGAGACCGCCGAAGTCGGTGTCCCGGCAGTGCTCTATGCCAAGTTTTTGGTGGCGCCAATTGAAGTAGGGGCCGCTTTAGCGGTTAGCTTCTTTATCTATCAGTAG
- a CDS encoding helix-turn-helix domain-containing protein → MLSREILGQRLKSLRLSNNLTLEQAGTKFKVTKQTVSYWEKGERVPSFDVATALAEYYGVSLDYLAGLSNNPKRNK, encoded by the coding sequence ATGCTTTCACGAGAAATTTTAGGGCAAAGGCTAAAAAGTCTTCGGCTATCAAACAACTTGACGCTTGAACAAGCAGGAACAAAATTTAAAGTTACCAAACAAACAGTAAGCTATTGGGAAAAGGGTGAACGAGTCCCTTCTTTTGATGTCGCTACTGCATTAGCAGAGTATTATGGTGTTTCGTTGGATTATTTAGCTGGGTTAAGTAATAATCCGAAAAGGAATAAATAA
- a CDS encoding DUF2000 domain-containing protein, with amino-acid sequence MSDANVKCVMIIDSELPIGMVANTAAILGITLGKHIPEQVGADVVDASGQAHLGIITVPVTMLRGDKTILRECRERLYGPEFSDLVVVDFSDVAQGCNVYSEYVAKAATVSESNHTYLGIALYGDKKKVNKLTGFMPLLR; translated from the coding sequence ATGAGTGATGCTAATGTGAAGTGTGTCATGATTATAGATTCGGAATTACCCATAGGCATGGTGGCAAATACCGCAGCCATCTTAGGGATTACGTTGGGAAAGCACATCCCTGAACAGGTAGGGGCAGATGTGGTGGATGCTTCCGGCCAAGCTCACTTGGGTATTATTACGGTCCCGGTTACCATGCTGCGCGGTGATAAGACGATCCTGAGAGAGTGCAGGGAGCGTTTGTATGGTCCGGAATTTAGCGACTTGGTTGTTGTCGATTTCTCGGATGTTGCCCAAGGGTGCAATGTCTACAGTGAATATGTTGCGAAAGCAGCAACTGTATCTGAGTCGAACCATACTTATCTGGGGATTGCCTTGTATGGAGACAAGAAGAAGGTCAATAAGCTTACCGGATTTATGCCGCTGCTAAGGTGA
- a CDS encoding methyl-accepting chemotaxis protein → MNVLLVGGGRGGAGILELCRKVPEVDIVGVVDVKTDAVAIQLAKQMGIRTFNDVRDALKSSAIDAVLNITGNEEVNRLIEENKQEDVKVVDDFVTKMLYHLVKSQALMHEELNSKVEVLSNSVNEAKKHINNTHEVIGFINKVSQQTNLLGLNAAIEAARAGEQGRGFAVVAQEVRKLAEDSVEATKKINSILGNIESSMQTIIAGIEQTAAVAEKHSSNELIVGLKVK, encoded by the coding sequence ATGAACGTTCTGTTAGTTGGCGGAGGCAGAGGTGGCGCCGGGATTCTGGAGCTTTGCCGGAAGGTTCCTGAGGTGGATATTGTAGGAGTTGTAGATGTCAAAACCGATGCGGTGGCAATCCAGTTAGCCAAACAAATGGGGATTCGAACGTTTAACGACGTGAGAGATGCATTGAAATCATCGGCCATTGATGCTGTTCTCAACATTACCGGCAACGAAGAAGTAAACCGGTTGATCGAAGAGAATAAACAGGAAGATGTAAAGGTTGTTGATGATTTTGTCACCAAGATGCTGTATCATTTAGTGAAATCTCAGGCACTAATGCATGAAGAACTTAATTCCAAGGTAGAGGTATTGTCCAATTCCGTTAACGAGGCTAAAAAGCATATTAACAATACCCATGAAGTTATTGGTTTCATCAATAAGGTATCCCAACAGACCAACCTGCTAGGCTTGAATGCGGCTATTGAGGCAGCCCGTGCCGGCGAACAAGGCCGGGGCTTCGCAGTGGTGGCGCAGGAAGTGCGAAAATTAGCTGAGGACAGTGTGGAAGCAACTAAGAAAATCAATTCGATTCTGGGAAATATTGAATCTTCCATGCAAACCATTATAGCCGGTATTGAACAGACAGCAGCCGTTGCCGAAAAACACTCCAGCAATGAACTGATTGTCGGATTAAAAGTAAAATAG
- a CDS encoding iron-containing alcohol dehydrogenase: protein MNQEKYPVTYGRNLLTTLTDSKENWLIVTDPVIWEKLKGQVKQDAIQLYFVTTMEKKVMDEEVKTLSGFTQVLGLGGGMAADAAKLWATAHQVPLYQMPTALSVNAFLCYKTAVRYDHVVKYEGDILPKEILIDFDILEQAPRHLNLSGVGDLLSCLTASYDWKINALITKSHAFDQRIYDETQDMLALLAEYMGDIVKNKEPGLRYIVRAYKGIAEHSYRMRHTMWEDGSEHNVFMNLERITGKQFLHGQCVCLGVYFMSAFQDNQHERAVSLIQRSEIDIRPQALQVTIDDIRQALLTLNEFVRAQNIRYSICNAKEVTAEWVEEILAKYQRDFRIS, encoded by the coding sequence ATGAACCAGGAGAAATATCCGGTCACCTATGGCCGGAATCTGTTAACCACCTTAACTGATAGTAAAGAAAACTGGCTGATTGTCACTGATCCGGTTATCTGGGAAAAGCTGAAAGGGCAGGTTAAGCAAGATGCGATTCAGCTCTATTTCGTCACTACTATGGAGAAAAAGGTCATGGACGAAGAAGTCAAAACCTTATCGGGTTTTACGCAGGTGCTGGGCCTGGGCGGCGGCATGGCTGCCGACGCGGCCAAACTGTGGGCCACGGCTCATCAGGTGCCCTTATATCAGATGCCGACCGCCTTATCGGTTAACGCCTTTCTTTGCTACAAGACGGCGGTCCGCTATGACCATGTAGTTAAATATGAAGGCGATATTCTGCCGAAAGAGATATTGATTGATTTCGATATCCTGGAGCAGGCGCCCCGCCATTTAAACCTGTCCGGTGTTGGCGATCTGTTGAGCTGCCTGACGGCCAGCTACGACTGGAAGATCAATGCCCTGATTACCAAATCCCATGCCTTTGATCAGCGGATCTATGACGAGACACAAGACATGCTGGCCTTGTTAGCCGAGTATATGGGCGATATTGTGAAGAACAAAGAACCGGGCCTGCGCTATATCGTCCGGGCCTATAAAGGCATCGCCGAACACAGCTACCGGATGCGGCATACCATGTGGGAAGACGGTTCGGAGCACAATGTCTTTATGAACCTGGAACGGATCACCGGCAAACAGTTCCTGCATGGACAGTGCGTTTGTCTGGGCGTCTACTTTATGTCGGCTTTTCAGGATAACCAGCATGAGCGGGCGGTGTCGCTGATTCAGCGGTCGGAAATTGATATTAGGCCCCAGGCGCTGCAGGTGACGATCGACGATATCCGGCAGGCTCTACTCACGTTGAACGAGTTTGTCCGGGCGCAGAATATTCGCTATTCGATCTGCAATGCCAAAGAGGTTACCGCGGAGTGGGTAGAGGAGATCTTAGCGAAATATCAGCGGGATTTTCGGATAAGTTAG
- a CDS encoding glucosamine-6-phosphate deaminase, with the protein MKIIVTDSYEASCREAANQLLSVVKDNPQACLGLATGGTAQGVYPYLVEAYKQQVVSFKEIRTVNLDEYIGLKPDHPQSYRHYMDTYLFDHIDINPLNTYIPSGSQLLQPEITNFSRILEIWPRDVQLLGVGVNGHIGFNEPGEVLQAGVHVATLDAATIQANARFFASEDEVPRTAITMGVGDILQVGKIVLLATGSQKAAVLQKLLTGDDVTTQVPCTLLKLHRDVTVILDKELAWQVGVSS; encoded by the coding sequence GTGAAGATCATCGTAACCGATTCGTATGAAGCATCCTGCCGGGAAGCGGCTAATCAACTGCTGAGCGTTGTTAAAGACAATCCGCAAGCTTGTTTGGGTTTAGCGACCGGCGGGACGGCGCAAGGAGTGTATCCGTATTTGGTGGAGGCGTATAAGCAGCAGGTGGTGAGCTTTAAAGAAATCCGGACGGTTAACCTGGATGAATATATCGGTTTAAAGCCGGATCATCCGCAGAGCTACCGCCATTACATGGATACATATTTATTTGATCATATTGATATCAATCCACTAAACACTTATATCCCTTCCGGCAGCCAATTGCTGCAGCCGGAGATCACCAACTTTAGCCGTATCCTGGAGATCTGGCCCAGAGATGTGCAGCTATTAGGTGTCGGGGTGAATGGACATATTGGGTTTAACGAGCCGGGGGAAGTGCTGCAGGCCGGGGTGCATGTGGCTACGCTGGATGCGGCTACCATACAGGCCAATGCCCGATTCTTTGCCAGCGAAGACGAGGTGCCGAGGACGGCCATTACCATGGGGGTTGGCGATATCCTGCAGGTCGGCAAGATTGTATTGCTGGCCACCGGCAGCCAGAAGGCCGCTGTGTTGCAGAAGCTGCTAACCGGGGATGATGTCACTACGCAAGTTCCCTGCACGCTCTTAAAGCTGCACCGGGATGTGACGGTGATCCTGGATAAGGAGCTGGCCTGGCAGGTAGGGGTAAGTAGCTGA
- a CDS encoding LPS biosynthesis protein, translated as MIIDENEIEKLAMEKFHKGDSKEGRRIQEEFVSAFREEFKWKDHCPCQKACRYHGNCKECVAIHRAHQEHVPNCMRIMINKKIRALSELTEHTIADEIVPPKEVLRKEYKAGCGMNFSKQD; from the coding sequence ATGATAATTGATGAAAATGAAATTGAGAAACTAGCGATGGAAAAGTTTCATAAAGGAGACAGCAAAGAAGGACGGCGGATTCAAGAGGAATTTGTATCCGCATTTCGTGAGGAATTCAAATGGAAGGATCATTGCCCGTGCCAAAAGGCGTGCAGATATCATGGAAACTGCAAAGAGTGTGTCGCTATTCATAGAGCCCATCAGGAGCATGTACCAAACTGCATGAGGATTATGATAAACAAAAAAATCAGAGCTTTATCTGAATTAACGGAACATACAATAGCGGATGAAATAGTTCCACCCAAAGAGGTTTTAAGGAAAGAGTATAAAGCAGGATGCGGCATGAATTTTTCTAAGCAGGATTAA
- a CDS encoding PTS glucitol/sorbitol transporter subunit IIA codes for MDIYRTVIGSIGPYALDFLETDVLITFYPQAPDGLKDYCLILTPADLAADIQIGDYLVLGEKRYFITAVGPVASENLRNLGHISLRFDGAITTPWAGSIHLAGGKPRAANVGETLAIEREA; via the coding sequence ATGGATATCTATCGTACTGTGATTGGGTCTATTGGTCCTTACGCTTTGGACTTTCTCGAAACCGACGTACTGATTACCTTTTACCCCCAGGCTCCGGATGGGTTAAAGGACTACTGCCTGATTCTGACTCCAGCGGACTTAGCAGCCGACATTCAAATAGGGGATTATCTGGTATTGGGTGAGAAGCGGTATTTCATTACCGCCGTAGGTCCTGTCGCCAGTGAAAACCTGCGCAATCTGGGGCATATCTCGCTGCGCTTTGACGGGGCCATTACCACTCCCTGGGCTGGGAGCATCCATCTGGCGGGTGGCAAACCTAGGGCAGCGAATGTAGGCGAGACATTGGCTATTGAGCGGGAAGCGTAG
- a CDS encoding helix-turn-helix transcriptional regulator: protein MSAESPIYSHNPYHTTKFPLLVLNVNHRTCTPFNEGFQVLHWHDEIQFVYILKGIVHVKIYDEEFDLQENDCIFINRTVLHHITEKENCHYHSYIIPARMLSFFSGSIMEQDDVETIINNPTFTHYLLRSNDPTHHAVLHHLNLLDNLYFQVNKYTHYEYRLSIQLSIIWLEFISLLPAMEKVTPSKNYERIRTLISIIHTNYCRPLSIQDIAAAAHISKTECIRCFQKFVHESPYQYLLKYRLHVSTSLLTTTDMSVTDIALNVGFHSISSYIKYFKMYYHTTPYKYRLSCPVGYR from the coding sequence ATGTCCGCAGAATCACCCATCTATTCTCATAATCCTTATCACACAACAAAATTCCCACTCTTGGTTTTAAACGTAAACCACCGCACCTGCACTCCCTTCAACGAAGGATTTCAAGTATTACATTGGCATGATGAGATACAATTCGTCTATATTTTAAAAGGAATTGTCCATGTTAAAATATATGATGAAGAATTTGATCTACAGGAAAATGACTGTATATTTATTAATCGTACCGTACTGCATCACATCACAGAAAAAGAAAATTGCCATTATCACAGTTACATCATTCCAGCGCGAATGTTATCTTTCTTTTCCGGCAGCATTATGGAACAGGATGATGTGGAAACCATCATCAATAATCCTACCTTTACACATTATTTGCTGCGTTCAAATGACCCAACACACCATGCTGTCCTTCATCATCTAAATTTATTAGACAACCTATACTTTCAAGTTAACAAATATACACATTACGAATATCGTCTTTCTATCCAATTATCCATAATCTGGCTTGAATTCATCTCTCTTCTTCCCGCCATGGAGAAAGTGACACCTTCAAAAAATTACGAACGGATACGAACTTTAATCTCAATAATACATACTAATTATTGTCGGCCACTATCCATACAGGATATTGCCGCTGCCGCCCATATCAGTAAAACAGAATGTATCCGCTGCTTTCAAAAATTCGTCCATGAATCTCCCTATCAATATCTGCTAAAATACCGCCTTCATGTGAGTACCTCATTACTTACTACGACAGATATGTCGGTAACGGATATTGCTTTAAATGTAGGATTTCATTCCATAAGTTCTTATATAAAATATTTCAAAATGTATTACCATACAACACCATACAAATATCGACTATCTTGCCCGGTGGGCTATCGCTGA